A part of Pyramidobacter porci genomic DNA contains:
- the mbhE gene encoding hydrogen gas-evolving membrane-bound hydrogenase subunit E — MKSVRILFVIAAIMLGGALMGAVSSLHPFGVPSVEGRAVDEHYLNRAGADLSCENVVTSIVFDYRGFDTIGESTVLFAALLSVMMLFRKGGRKQ, encoded by the coding sequence ATGAAATCCGTGCGGATTCTTTTCGTCATTGCGGCTATTATGTTGGGCGGCGCGCTGATGGGCGCGGTTTCGTCGCTGCATCCTTTCGGCGTGCCTTCGGTCGAAGGACGCGCGGTGGACGAACACTATCTGAACCGCGCCGGCGCGGATCTGTCGTGTGAAAACGTGGTCACGTCCATCGTCTTCGATTATCGCGGTTTCGACACGATCGGCGAGTCGACGGTGCTGTTTGCGGCGCTTCTCTCGGTGATGATGCTGTTCCGCAAGGGGGGCAGAAAACAATGA
- a CDS encoding hydrogenase subunit MbhD domain-containing protein, translating into MDWLHFTVLILLLVSGFFTVWFRDLLCSVICAGAFSLLLALEFYILQAPDVAIAQAGIGAALDTAIFIIALTGIGYVHRGNGGGRR; encoded by the coding sequence GTGGACTGGCTGCATTTTACGGTTCTGATTCTTTTGCTGGTTTCCGGCTTTTTCACGGTCTGGTTTCGCGACCTGCTGTGCTCGGTGATCTGTGCCGGAGCGTTCAGTCTGCTGCTGGCGCTGGAGTTTTACATCCTCCAGGCGCCCGACGTGGCTATCGCTCAGGCGGGCATCGGCGCGGCCCTCGACACGGCGATCTTCATCATCGCCCTGACGGGTATCGGTTACGTGCATCGCGGAAACGGAGGCGGGCGCCGATGA
- the mnhG gene encoding monovalent cation/H(+) antiporter subunit G translates to MSWIMYVLIVPFAFLGMLVNSLGVISLYRFKDVYMRMHGATKCSTLGAIFCAAAVIVYCVARIVAGGELRFAVLIIHIVMALFGLLIGNSTSAHVLSRAAYRSGIKPRFAVVDEFDGFCKKELEEEAAELAQEKERE, encoded by the coding sequence ATGAGCTGGATCATGTATGTGCTGATCGTTCCTTTCGCGTTTCTCGGCATGCTGGTCAACTCTCTCGGCGTGATCTCCCTGTACCGTTTCAAGGACGTCTACATGCGCATGCACGGGGCCACCAAGTGCAGCACGCTGGGGGCGATTTTCTGCGCGGCGGCGGTGATCGTCTACTGCGTGGCGAGAATTGTCGCCGGCGGCGAGCTGCGGTTTGCCGTGCTGATCATCCATATCGTCATGGCGCTGTTCGGGCTGCTGATCGGCAATTCGACGAGCGCTCACGTGCTTTCGCGCGCAGCCTACCGTTCCGGCATCAAACCCCGGTTTGCCGTGGTGGACGAATTCGACGGCTTCTGCAAAAAGGAGCTTGAAGAAGAAGCCGCCGAGCTGGCGCAGGAAAAGGAGCGTGAGTAA
- a CDS encoding monovalent cation/H+ antiporter complex subunit F, whose amino-acid sequence MTFARSLFGFAAAVLSVLAFGSVARIVWGPTDADRAVALDTMNSLVIAIMILLAAAYDSVLLVDLSIVYGGLSFVATMFLARYIERRSRS is encoded by the coding sequence ATGACTTTTGCGCGTTCGCTCTTCGGTTTTGCGGCCGCGGTTCTCAGCGTGCTGGCCTTCGGCTCGGTGGCGCGCATCGTCTGGGGGCCGACGGACGCCGACCGTGCCGTGGCGCTGGATACCATGAATTCGTTGGTCATTGCGATCATGATCCTGCTGGCGGCCGCTTACGATTCGGTGCTCCTGGTGGATCTGTCCATCGTGTACGGCGGGCTGTCCTTCGTGGCGACGATGTTCCTGGCCCGTTATATCGAGAGGAGGAGCCGCTCATGA
- a CDS encoding Na+/H+ antiporter subunit E — MFVFVLTFITYLLLSWSGEALPAYEYAIALLVAAILYLSLGRKNRSRRYGWGGLSPKRWGLFVCYFFGPFLWALIRANIDVALRIITGRVKPGIVKVSSGLKSGLGQTVLADSITLTPGTMTVDIDPENGDLYVHWINVTDVRPTEEMIYGSFGAWARRLTQ, encoded by the coding sequence TTGTTTGTCTTTGTGCTTACGTTTATCACCTATTTGCTTCTTTCCTGGTCAGGGGAGGCGTTGCCCGCTTATGAGTACGCGATCGCGCTGCTGGTGGCGGCGATCCTGTACCTGTCGCTGGGACGGAAAAACCGTTCTCGGCGCTATGGCTGGGGAGGCCTGAGCCCGAAACGCTGGGGACTGTTCGTCTGCTATTTCTTCGGACCGTTCCTTTGGGCCTTGATCAGGGCAAACATCGACGTGGCGCTGCGGATCATCACGGGACGGGTGAAGCCCGGCATCGTCAAGGTCTCGTCGGGACTGAAAAGCGGGCTGGGGCAGACGGTGCTTGCCGATTCGATCACGCTGACGCCGGGGACCATGACGGTGGATATCGATCCAGAAAACGGCGATCTGTATGTCCATTGGATCAACGTGACCGACGTGCGTCCGACGGAGGAAATGATTTACGGCAGCTTTGGCGCCTGGGCGAGGAGGCTGACTCAATGA
- a CDS encoding MarR family winged helix-turn-helix transcriptional regulator, with amino-acid sequence MEMMSDEALEKMTSTLVEFCERFYGWEASVAKLGRLSAPQLRTICVIGRNEDIRMKDIADRMELTTGTVTVMIDRLQVMGLVERCRNENDRRSYKILLSERGRAYYEEHRKRQRELVRKLALKISDSDREVCERVLENFMHSI; translated from the coding sequence ATGGAAATGATGAGCGATGAAGCACTGGAGAAGATGACATCGACCCTCGTGGAGTTCTGCGAGAGGTTTTACGGCTGGGAGGCGTCGGTGGCGAAACTGGGGCGGCTGTCTGCGCCGCAGCTTCGCACGATCTGCGTGATCGGGCGCAATGAAGACATTCGCATGAAGGACATCGCCGACCGCATGGAGCTGACCACGGGAACGGTGACCGTGATGATCGACCGTCTTCAGGTCATGGGGCTTGTGGAACGGTGCCGGAACGAAAACGACCGCCGCTCCTACAAGATTCTTCTTTCCGAAAGAGGGCGCGCTTATTACGAGGAACACCGCAAGCGCCAGAGAGAGCTCGTCCGCAAGCTGGCTCTGAAAATTTCCGACAGCGATCGCGAGGTGTGCGAGCGCGTGCTCGAGAACTTTATGCATAGCATCTGA
- a CDS encoding SLC13 family permease, translating into MTAQVATLLAILAAMSVSFFAELLPISFTALMVPVALQATGILKPAQAWAGFANTTIITWYGLFIIGGAFVKTTFTNKIKHFVNRNAQGSSVRVTLMVLIACSVIGMMTSAGGTIALLSPLLLEICKDTGMDPKKLFKPTADVCNWASVQMFPIGGSIAYFMWFNSYLEQTGSPLRYGLFDFTFIKFPMWLILVAYYLFTSRGQKLKSESVAEVAEVAEAPTPARYAPKEEKVIVTIFFLNVILMVVASMTKIIAPYLVSLFFAAVIMGKGYLTEKEAFQSISWQTVFLVAGTLPLATAINVSGTSTWMVGLVQQMFPSMTNPVVLATAFAVISMVVTQFMSNLAVWAVFGPIAASMAVSLGMDPRLVLAGVGVGSIICFATPMAAPAPAYAYSAAGFKMKEYIKMGWFPCVLMTVVFVLWAPLVLNWLY; encoded by the coding sequence ATGACCGCACAAGTCGCAACCCTGCTGGCGATCCTTGCCGCCATGTCCGTTTCTTTCTTCGCCGAGCTGCTGCCCATCTCGTTCACGGCTCTGATGGTCCCCGTCGCCCTCCAGGCCACCGGCATCCTCAAGCCCGCCCAGGCGTGGGCCGGTTTCGCCAACACGACGATCATCACGTGGTACGGCCTGTTCATCATCGGCGGCGCGTTCGTCAAGACGACGTTTACCAACAAGATCAAGCACTTCGTCAACCGCAACGCGCAGGGCAGCTCCGTGCGCGTCACGCTGATGGTGCTGATCGCCTGCTCCGTGATCGGCATGATGACCAGCGCCGGCGGCACGATCGCTCTGCTCAGCCCTTTGCTGCTTGAGATCTGCAAGGATACCGGCATGGACCCGAAGAAGCTCTTCAAGCCCACGGCCGACGTGTGCAACTGGGCCTCGGTGCAGATGTTCCCGATCGGCGGCTCGATCGCTTATTTCATGTGGTTCAACTCCTACCTTGAGCAGACGGGCTCGCCGCTGCGCTACGGCCTGTTCGACTTTACGTTCATCAAGTTCCCGATGTGGCTGATCCTTGTCGCCTATTACCTGTTCACGAGCCGCGGCCAGAAACTGAAGAGCGAATCGGTGGCCGAAGTGGCCGAAGTGGCCGAAGCGCCCACGCCGGCACGCTATGCGCCCAAGGAAGAAAAGGTCATCGTCACGATCTTCTTCCTCAACGTCATCCTGATGGTCGTCGCCAGCATGACGAAGATCATCGCTCCTTACCTCGTCAGCCTGTTCTTCGCCGCCGTCATCATGGGCAAGGGCTACCTGACTGAGAAGGAAGCCTTCCAGTCGATCAGCTGGCAGACCGTGTTCCTCGTCGCCGGCACCCTGCCTCTGGCCACAGCGATCAACGTTTCCGGCACCAGCACGTGGATGGTTGGGCTCGTCCAACAAATGTTCCCCTCGATGACCAATCCCGTCGTGCTCGCTACCGCGTTCGCCGTCATCTCGATGGTCGTCACACAGTTCATGAGCAATCTGGCCGTGTGGGCCGTGTTCGGCCCCATCGCCGCCTCGATGGCCGTGTCGCTGGGCATGGATCCCCGCCTCGTGCTCGCCGGCGTCGGCGTCGGTTCGATCATCTGTTTCGCCACGCCCATGGCCGCGCCTGCTCCCGCTTATGCCTATTCGGCGGCGGGCTTCAAGATGAAGGAGTACATCAAGATGGGCTGGTTCCCTTGCGTGCTCATGACCGTCGTCTTCGTCCTCTGGGCGCCGCTCGTCCTCAACTGGCTGTATTAA
- a CDS encoding DJ-1/PfpI family protein — MTKKVCVILANNCEEGEVSEIIDVMRRAGFDTDGVSIEGEIITGQHKVRILADKVMGEDIEPYKDYDALVLPGGWGAADTMKADKRVLELVKYYAGDPNKYMCAMCAAPAVLAAAGVSRGKTLTSYPGPKTEPLFTDANYVTDTVAFDDDRHLITSRGPGTSLPFAFAIVDSLGGDSAFIKERFLYNALKDWPDRA, encoded by the coding sequence ATGACGAAAAAGGTCTGCGTCATCCTCGCCAACAACTGCGAGGAGGGCGAAGTGAGCGAGATCATCGACGTGATGCGCCGCGCCGGTTTCGACACCGACGGCGTGAGCATCGAGGGCGAGATCATCACGGGGCAGCACAAAGTGCGCATCCTCGCCGACAAGGTGATGGGAGAGGACATCGAGCCGTACAAGGATTACGACGCTCTGGTGCTCCCGGGCGGCTGGGGCGCGGCCGACACGATGAAGGCCGATAAGCGCGTACTCGAGCTTGTGAAATATTATGCGGGCGACCCGAACAAGTACATGTGCGCCATGTGCGCTGCGCCTGCCGTGCTGGCCGCCGCCGGCGTGAGCAGGGGCAAGACGCTCACGTCCTATCCCGGCCCCAAGACGGAGCCGCTTTTTACCGACGCCAATTACGTGACCGACACGGTGGCTTTTGACGACGACAGGCATCTGATCACCAGCCGCGGTCCGGGCACCTCGCTGCCGTTCGCTTTTGCGATCGTCGACTCTCTGGGCGGAGATTCCGCCTTCATCAAGGAGCGTTTCCTCTACAACGCGCTCAAGGACTGGCCTGACCGGGCATAA
- a CDS encoding MurR/RpiR family transcriptional regulator, with translation MFYGKLPILLLAELVEHPSDATNARIASYILTHMGELRDLSIKELAADCYVSTASVSRFCRDIGLTDFADLRRLINNTDLKFEIASNAPSPAAQKKEYIGAVIDAIALARDSLDMRMIELLARDIEKFDKISVFGPLKAATAALNLQTNLLMLGKLVNTSLRYSKQIDYLEKADENDLVIIFSYSGIYFGYKYSQNRIHPNIKRPKIWFVTGNPLVRENDYLDCVITFKSKQDQASHPYQLQIAADLIAQSYAHLKNSAQAK, from the coding sequence GTGTTTTACGGAAAACTGCCGATCTTGCTGCTGGCCGAGCTGGTGGAGCATCCGTCGGACGCGACGAACGCGCGGATCGCGTCCTACATCCTCACGCACATGGGCGAGCTGCGCGATCTGTCGATCAAAGAGCTGGCCGCTGACTGCTACGTTTCGACCGCGTCGGTGTCGCGCTTCTGCCGCGACATCGGCCTGACTGACTTTGCCGATCTGCGCCGCCTCATCAACAACACGGACCTCAAGTTCGAGATCGCCTCGAACGCCCCTTCGCCTGCCGCGCAGAAGAAGGAATACATCGGCGCGGTCATCGACGCCATCGCACTGGCGCGCGACAGTCTGGACATGAGGATGATCGAGCTGCTGGCGCGCGACATCGAAAAGTTCGATAAAATTTCGGTCTTCGGTCCGCTCAAGGCGGCGACCGCGGCGCTCAACCTGCAGACCAATCTGCTCATGCTCGGCAAGCTGGTCAACACCAGTCTGCGCTATTCAAAGCAGATCGATTATCTGGAAAAAGCCGATGAGAACGACCTTGTGATCATCTTCAGCTATTCCGGCATCTACTTCGGCTACAAGTACAGCCAGAACCGTATCCATCCGAACATCAAGCGCCCGAAGATCTGGTTCGTCACGGGCAATCCGCTCGTGCGCGAGAACGATTACCTCGACTGCGTGATCACGTTCAAATCGAAGCAGGATCAGGCGTCGCACCCGTATCAGCTGCAGATCGCCGCTGACCTGATCGCGCAGAGTTACGCGCACCTGAAGAATTCCGCGCAAGCGAAATAG
- a CDS encoding Bug family tripartite tricarboxylate transporter substrate binding protein has translation MKFTKSLAVALALIVLPCGSAFAVFPDGKPVHLVNPFSAGGAGDIELRYLAPMLEQKLGVPVVVGNMTGAGGKICMERMYKAKPDGHTLVYNNMPASVLQEHLYNARFKVSEFGFLSNFGRENRFIAVLESSPYKTFNDLFEAAKTKRISTAVSGLGSSGHLGSVMLENGIGFKHSIVPFEGTAPSKAAFLGGHVDFWIIGYGDLAPMLKDGKVRVLAVLADKREAAYPDIPTLAELGYKNVLVFTARGLCCPPGTPEDVQKVLTDALAEVLNTDTVKEWAKTSMRSIDTRYGPAYRALYEEVDKLVLDAIPAMKASIGQK, from the coding sequence ATGAAATTTACCAAGAGTCTGGCCGTGGCGCTTGCGCTCATAGTGCTACCGTGCGGTTCGGCTTTCGCCGTTTTCCCTGATGGCAAGCCTGTTCATCTGGTCAACCCGTTCAGCGCCGGCGGTGCGGGCGACATCGAGTTGCGCTACCTAGCGCCCATGCTTGAACAGAAACTGGGCGTTCCCGTCGTCGTGGGGAATATGACGGGGGCCGGCGGCAAGATCTGCATGGAGCGCATGTATAAGGCCAAGCCCGACGGGCACACCTTGGTGTACAACAACATGCCCGCGTCGGTGCTCCAGGAGCATCTGTACAACGCCCGCTTCAAGGTGAGCGAGTTTGGTTTCCTGTCCAACTTCGGCCGCGAGAATCGTTTCATCGCCGTGCTCGAGAGCTCGCCCTACAAGACATTTAACGACCTGTTCGAGGCTGCCAAGACCAAGAGAATTTCCACCGCCGTTTCCGGCCTGGGTTCCAGCGGACACCTGGGTAGCGTGATGCTTGAAAACGGCATCGGCTTCAAGCACAGCATCGTCCCGTTCGAGGGCACAGCGCCCTCCAAGGCCGCGTTCCTGGGCGGGCACGTCGATTTCTGGATCATCGGTTACGGCGACCTGGCCCCGATGCTGAAGGACGGCAAGGTGCGCGTGCTGGCTGTGCTGGCTGACAAGCGAGAGGCAGCCTATCCCGACATCCCCACTCTGGCCGAGCTCGGCTACAAGAACGTGCTCGTCTTCACCGCTCGCGGCCTATGTTGCCCTCCCGGCACGCCTGAAGATGTGCAGAAGGTCCTTACCGACGCGCTGGCTGAAGTGCTGAACACCGACACTGTCAAGGAGTGGGCAAAAACCTCAATGCGTTCCATCGATACGCGCTACGGCCCCGCTTACCGCGCTCTGTACGAAGAAGTCGACAAATTAGTCCTCGACGCAATCCCCGCGATGAAGGCGAGTATCGGCCAGAAATAA
- a CDS encoding tripartite tricarboxylate transporter TctB family protein, with translation MITLEFSQKKCEIGFLIFIAAFSALFLHISFEYSEISRLIPVMACSATLALVVVRLVQIFMAKEEGKPVKISPKVALFALVLFVGYLGGTYLIGFTIATALFVALVMWFSDYKKPLLILCITVGYVALMYFLFVKVFSVSLPESLIGF, from the coding sequence GTGATCACTTTGGAGTTCAGCCAAAAAAAATGTGAAATAGGCTTTCTCATCTTCATCGCCGCTTTTTCGGCGCTATTTCTGCACATCTCGTTCGAGTACAGCGAAATCTCGCGTCTGATCCCGGTCATGGCCTGCTCGGCTACACTGGCGCTGGTCGTAGTGCGTCTGGTGCAGATCTTCATGGCAAAGGAAGAAGGCAAACCCGTGAAGATTTCGCCCAAGGTGGCACTTTTCGCGCTCGTGCTGTTCGTCGGCTATCTTGGCGGCACGTACTTGATCGGCTTCACGATCGCCACGGCGCTGTTCGTGGCGTTGGTGATGTGGTTCTCCGACTACAAGAAGCCGCTGCTGATCCTCTGCATCACGGTCGGCTATGTGGCGCTGATGTATTTCCTGTTCGTCAAGGTTTTCAGCGTGTCGCTGCCTGAAAGCCTGATCGGTTTCTAA
- a CDS encoding tripartite tricarboxylate transporter permease codes for MILEGITQAFMPNNLFMALLGTTLGIVMGALPGIGSTMTMALLLPFTFWMTPAAALILLGSVYCGATYGGSISAILLNTPGTPASSATAFDGYPLAQKGKGLNAIGISAMASFVGGTAGLLFLLFLAPPLADISLLFGPAEFFLLTLFTFLIISVTILKESVFKGLIALAAGLVLATIGYDPVSGNIRFSFGISYLEDGIQLLPAIIGLFAVSEVFALIEKGGTISSTPDAQGSIWQGFKDTFKYPRTLTESTLIGSGIGALPGIGVSAANIIAYVVAKSHSKHAADFGKGVEEGVVAPEASNNAVTCTSLIPALTLGIPGSSSAAVLLGALMIHGLIPGAGLFTESGKITYTFIFGLGISNFCMLLVTVLCARMLVKITVVNVSVLTPIITSLCFIGAYSLRTSMGDVIVAFIFGVVGFVMRRLRYPIICLLLPLILGSMMERGFHQALMISGGSYGIFVQSTISKVIFTMIVLSLLWPVFNALRAKRDK; via the coding sequence ATGATCCTTGAAGGCATCACACAGGCTTTTATGCCAAACAATCTTTTCATGGCTCTGCTGGGGACAACGCTCGGCATCGTCATGGGCGCGCTGCCGGGCATCGGCTCGACGATGACGATGGCGCTGCTGTTGCCGTTCACGTTCTGGATGACGCCCGCCGCAGCGCTGATCCTGCTCGGTTCAGTGTACTGCGGAGCAACGTACGGCGGTTCGATCTCGGCGATCCTGCTAAATACTCCCGGCACACCGGCTTCATCAGCCACAGCGTTCGACGGATACCCTCTGGCTCAGAAAGGCAAGGGGCTGAACGCGATCGGCATTTCGGCCATGGCGTCGTTCGTCGGCGGTACTGCCGGACTGCTCTTCCTGCTCTTCCTGGCTCCGCCGCTGGCGGACATCTCACTGCTCTTCGGGCCGGCCGAATTCTTCCTGCTGACGCTGTTCACGTTTTTGATCATCTCCGTGACGATTCTCAAGGAGTCGGTGTTCAAGGGGCTGATCGCTCTAGCAGCCGGACTGGTGCTGGCAACGATCGGGTATGATCCGGTCTCGGGAAACATTCGCTTCTCTTTCGGCATCTCCTATCTCGAAGATGGGATCCAGCTGCTGCCTGCCATCATCGGTCTGTTTGCCGTTTCCGAAGTGTTCGCGCTGATCGAGAAGGGCGGCACGATATCCAGCACCCCGGATGCACAGGGTAGCATCTGGCAGGGGTTCAAAGACACGTTCAAATACCCGCGGACGCTGACGGAATCGACGCTGATCGGCTCCGGCATCGGCGCGCTTCCGGGCATCGGCGTCAGCGCCGCCAACATCATCGCCTATGTCGTCGCCAAGTCGCACTCCAAACACGCGGCCGACTTCGGCAAAGGCGTCGAAGAAGGCGTCGTCGCTCCTGAAGCGTCGAACAACGCCGTCACCTGCACGTCGCTGATCCCGGCTCTGACGCTGGGTATTCCCGGCAGCTCGTCGGCGGCCGTACTGCTCGGCGCGCTGATGATCCACGGACTGATCCCCGGCGCCGGCCTGTTCACCGAATCGGGAAAGATCACCTACACGTTCATCTTCGGGCTGGGCATCTCCAACTTCTGCATGCTGCTCGTCACCGTCCTCTGCGCACGGATGCTCGTAAAGATCACCGTCGTCAACGTCAGCGTGCTCACGCCGATCATCACGAGCCTGTGCTTCATCGGCGCGTATTCGCTGCGCACCAGCATGGGCGACGTGATCGTTGCGTTCATCTTCGGCGTCGTCGGCTTCGTGATGCGCCGCCTGCGCTACCCCATCATCTGTCTGCTGCTGCCGCTCATCCTCGGTTCTATGATGGAGCGCGGCTTCCATCAGGCGCTGATGATCTCCGGCGGAAGTTACGGCATTTTTGTACAGAGCACAATCTCGAAGGTCATCTTCACGATGATCGTGCTGTCGCTACTGTGGCCGGTATTCAACGCGCTGCGCGCAAAACGGGACAAATAA
- a CDS encoding IclR family transcriptional regulator codes for MKTSNLSKNSVRSVERALSLLECFNHSCRRLTLNDLMDASGLPKTTVVRLVASLEKKRFMEKDQSGTGYRLGNVLFRLGHVVEADIDLISIAQPTMRECAQRTLESVEVNVVIDDSRVCITKIDSVRTLRHVIPVGKRLPLYRGGSGKLLLAYLPHVQQERILRENQNSLGTSIDNALAELDTIRKNGYVVSIGNRLAGAIAISAPIYGADGNVIAGFAISGASARYDEAEIQKVLAEVVAGAKKISLAMGHIPE; via the coding sequence ATGAAAACAAGCAATCTTTCTAAGAATTCTGTCCGTTCCGTCGAACGCGCTCTGTCGCTCCTGGAGTGCTTCAATCACAGCTGCCGCCGCCTGACGCTGAACGATCTCATGGACGCCAGCGGTCTGCCCAAGACAACAGTCGTCCGGCTGGTCGCATCGCTGGAAAAGAAAAGATTCATGGAAAAAGATCAATCCGGAACGGGGTACCGGCTTGGCAACGTTCTGTTCCGCCTCGGTCATGTCGTCGAGGCAGACATAGATCTGATCAGCATCGCCCAGCCAACCATGCGCGAGTGTGCGCAGCGCACCCTCGAATCTGTAGAGGTCAACGTCGTGATCGACGACTCACGTGTCTGCATCACAAAAATCGACAGTGTACGTACCCTGCGTCACGTGATCCCTGTAGGCAAGCGGCTGCCGCTGTATCGCGGCGGTAGCGGCAAGCTGCTGCTGGCTTATCTGCCGCATGTGCAGCAGGAACGCATCCTGCGCGAAAACCAAAATTCACTCGGCACCAGCATCGACAACGCGCTTGCAGAGCTTGACACAATCCGTAAAAATGGTTACGTCGTCTCAATCGGCAACCGTCTTGCCGGAGCTATTGCTATTTCAGCACCTATCTACGGGGCAGACGGCAATGTTATAGCCGGTTTTGCCATTTCTGGTGCCTCAGCCCGCTACGATGAAGCAGAGATTCAGAAAGTCCTTGCCGAAGTTGTCGCCGGTGCGAAAAAGATTTCTCTCGCTATGGGGCACATTCCAGAATAA
- a CDS encoding transposase, translating into MLAGDQKPDFRTVSRFRADMKEIIEEVFYAVIKLLIKNSYIKLENYFLDGTKIEANTNKYTFTWKKNVIRYDRKLDEKVRLHLKEIDRITAEENTIYQDADLEETGENAERITSEQVKSITEEIEKRLQDKVSEKDTNTDQNKAIHRKLKKALKEFKDDRVPRKERYEHDLEVFGERNSYSKTDHDATFMRMKEDHMLNGQLNPGYNVQIGTENTYIVGYTIPPNPTDTKTLILHLEHVEEQLGRLPHTVIADSGYGSEENYEYLKQHGCKSCVKYGTYHKEQTKKYQNTPFLADNMPYDPESDSYTCPNGKKLEHVGNCKYTTEASYQARRDIYRCANCGGCSYVE; encoded by the coding sequence GTGCTTGCCGGAGACCAGAAGCCCGATTTTCGCACTGTCAGCCGTTTCCGAGCTGACATGAAAGAGATCATCGAAGAAGTCTTTTATGCCGTGATCAAGCTCCTCATCAAGAATAGCTATATCAAACTGGAGAACTACTTTCTCGATGGCACCAAGATTGAAGCGAACACCAATAAATACACCTTCACGTGGAAGAAGAACGTCATCAGATATGATAGGAAACTGGATGAAAAGGTTCGCCTTCATCTGAAAGAGATCGACCGGATCACAGCAGAAGAAAACACCATCTATCAGGATGCCGATCTGGAAGAGACAGGAGAAAACGCCGAACGCATCACAAGCGAGCAAGTCAAGTCCATTACCGAAGAGATCGAGAAAAGACTTCAGGATAAAGTTTCGGAGAAGGATACAAATACAGACCAGAACAAAGCGATACACAGGAAACTGAAAAAAGCCCTCAAAGAATTCAAAGACGATAGAGTTCCCCGCAAAGAGAGATACGAACACGACCTGGAAGTCTTCGGTGAAAGAAACAGCTATTCCAAAACCGACCATGACGCAACCTTCATGCGCATGAAAGAAGATCATATGCTGAACGGTCAGCTGAACCCCGGATACAACGTTCAGATCGGAACAGAGAATACCTACATCGTCGGCTACACCATCCCTCCCAATCCCACCGACACCAAGACCCTCATCCTCCATCTTGAACACGTTGAAGAACAGCTGGGAAGACTGCCGCATACAGTCATTGCCGATTCAGGCTACGGCAGCGAAGAAAACTACGAATACCTGAAACAGCACGGCTGCAAAAGCTGCGTCAAATACGGGACCTATCACAAAGAACAGACGAAGAAATACCAGAACACCCCATTCCTGGCAGACAACATGCCATACGATCCTGAAAGCGACAGCTATACCTGCCCCAACGGGAAGAAACTGGAACACGTCGGCAATTGTAAATACACGACAGAAGCCAGCTATCAGGCAAGGCGAGACATCTATCGCTGTGCCAACTGCGGCGGCTGTTCATATGTAGAATAG
- a CDS encoding transposase, whose amino-acid sequence MRKFKPYTMNQMYLLPPSYEDLVPAEHLVRVVNSVIDSLDLNKLYSRYKEAGCPAYHPQMMLKVLLYPYTQKTYSSRQIAKSLRENVNFMCLPETRSPIFALSAVSELT is encoded by the coding sequence ATGCGAAAATTCAAACCCTATACAATGAACCAAATGTATCTTTTGCCGCCATCATATGAAGATCTCGTACCTGCAGAACACCTTGTCAGAGTTGTCAATTCAGTCATCGACAGCCTGGATCTGAACAAGCTGTACAGCAGGTATAAAGAAGCAGGCTGCCCGGCCTACCATCCGCAGATGATGCTGAAAGTTCTACTCTACCCCTATACTCAAAAGACTTATTCATCTCGTCAGATTGCTAAAAGCCTTCGCGAGAACGTCAATTTCATGTGCTTGCCGGAGACCAGAAGCCCGATTTTCGCACTGTCAGCCGTTTCCGAGCTGACATGA